The Treponema phagedenis DNA segment TTGAAATATAGGCTTTTAAGCGGCATAAAGCATATTTCATAAAATATTGTTTGTACTTTGTCCGATTTTTCGCTTTGTTAAAATTCGGTTAAAAAGACACAAAAATCTTGTGTTCCGGAATGAGGTATTGTATAATACAAGCCATGAATACAAAGCGGAAAAAAATGACATGGCGAGTATATCTTGCCTACGGTGCTGCTGATTTATACGGCGGAGGCTGTTTTTTTATTGTAACCACGTTTTCCATGTATTATTTGGTAAACGTAATCGGTCTTCACCCGGTTCTCGCCGGTTTAATTCCCGGAATCGGGAAATTTTGGGATGCGGTTTCCGATCCGATGATGGGGTATATTGCGGATAATACACCGCAAAACAGGTTCGGAAAAAGGCGAGTTTGGTTTTTAGTTTCTATTGTTCCGATTGCCCTCTCGTTTATTCTTATTTGGTTTCCGTTCAGCGGAGAAAGTCAAATTGGAAAATTTATTTTTTATACAATAGCCTATATCATATTTTTTACAGTTACAACGGTATCCTATGTGCCGTACGCAGCCCTCAGTGCGGAAATAACAAAGGATTTTTCAGAGCGCAATAAGCTTAACAGCTCCAGACTCATGTTTTCGTTTATTGCGACCTTGCTTGGCGGGCTTTTAGCTCAGCCGATTATTGACTATTTCAATGGCAGTAAAACCGGTTATTTTGTAATGAGTTGTGTTTTTGCCCTCATTTTTGCCCTCCCATGGATACCGCTTTATTTTGAAACATGGGAATTGCCACAAGATGCCCCGCAGGAAAAAGAAAAAGAATCGTTTATTAAAAATTTTCTTTCCCTGTTTAAAAGCCGCTCATGCAGAATCCATATTGCGATGTATGTATTTTCGTATGGAACGTTAGATATTTTTATGTCGCTCATTTTATTCTATATTGTGGATTATTTGAACAAAGGAAGCGTTTTTGTTATCGCACAAGGCACATTGCTCATTGTCATGATGTTGAGTTTGCCGATACACAGTTATTTTATAAATAAAAAAGGACATAAACCCGTGTATCTTACCGGACTCATAATATTTGCACTTTCAATTTTACTTATGGCTTTTCACCAGCCGAATACAAGCAGTATATTTTTAATTTTAAACATGGTTATCATGGGCATTGGCATTTCCGCGAACAATCTTATTCCGCATCAGCTTTTGCCCTTTTTATCGGATATTGACACGGTGATGAGTGGCAAAAATCGGGCGGGAACGTATTCGGCGGCAATGTCTCTTATGCGTAAACTGTTTTTAGGTCTTGTAATAATGACCTCTATCGGTTTTGTGCTAAGCGCTATCGGATATAAAACCCCTGTTCCCTCAATTTTAACTCAGGCGCAATTGAACGAGGCGAAGGAGTTGAGCAACAAAAATAACACGCCGTTTGAAAAAATTGAAAAATATTATTCATTACAGGAAGACGGAAATCTGCACTTAAAATACCTGAGCTTGGATACTGATACTATTATCGCAAACCTATACAAAAAAGAGCTCGAGAAGAAAAATAAAAATGCGGAAAAGCATGCCTCATTTTTTGAAAATAAAAAAACATTTCCTGAAATTCCTTCAGAGATTTTTGAAAATTTTATAGCGGCATCTTTTGATAAAAAAGATTTTTCCCAAGCGAACAGTCTTTTTTTCCTGACCTCATCGTATACAAAAGAAGGAGCGGTGTATAAAAAAATTGAGCCAGAAGGATTTTACACAAAAGACGATCTTTACCATTTAAAGGAAACACTTGATGCAATAGACTTTAAATATTCAGGCATCGGGCAAGTGCAAAAGCCGCAGCAAAAACAAAGCACGCTCATCGGTATAAAAACCTCTTTCATTCTTATGCCGCTTTTTATGCTTATGATTGCAATTATCATCGGCTTTCAATTTAAACTTACCCCTGAAAACCACGCAATCATACTTACAGAGATTAAACGCCTCGAAGCAGGCGGCAAAAAAGAAGACGCCGATGAAAAAACAAAAGAAGTTTGCGAGCTCTTAATCGGTATGCCCTACGGAAGAACGGTATAAGTGTTTATCTGAAATGAAGGCACAAGGGCGAAACCTTGGAATTCTACCTTCGTTTCGCCTGCGAGTTTTAAAGCTTCCTGTTATAAAAAAGAGTCCGACACGGCGCAAGGGCGAAGCTTTACCTGTTTTCCTTTCGCTTCGCCTACGAGTCGGTGTAATTTTTCCGTCCATGGCAAAATTACACCTGCGAGTTTTAAAACTTTGCAAACTACTTTGCTTTAAAACGTCGCTTCTGTTTGGAACCACCACCGTCCGTGGCGGTTCTGATTGATATATTTGTATTGATGCTTTTAAACATCGTGTGGAATTGAGTAAGGTGGACAATTTACCATAGGGATGCCGAAATCCTGTTTTAACATCCGTGTCCGTTCTGAGTTTTGCGTCAGGGACAAAAGTAATCTGCGAGTTTTAAAGCGCTGGTAAAATTTGCAATATCTTTGGCATTTCTAAATATTAATTCCTAATTTTGCCTTAAGTGCATTTTGCAATTCTTGCGAAAAGTTCAAATTAGCGTTTTCTGCCGCTTCTGCAAGCCATGCCGGCAAGGTTAAATTTTTGCGAACGCTTTTTTCCTGCGTTAAATATTTTTTATCCGTTTTTATCAATGATATGAACTCGGCAGCTTTAGGTTTTTTAATTTTCTCAATACTTGATGGCAGCGGCAGTGTATGGCCGTCTTTTAGCATAAGATATACTCTGCCGGTCAAAGCTTCCTCCGCCATTATGATTGCCTCTTCCAAGGTATCGCCGCATGTCGCAAGTTCAATATCATGGAATACTACAGAATAACCGCTGCCTTCTTTATAAAATATCGCTGGATAAATATACATAATGTTACTCCTTTAAGCCGGCTTGTTTTAAAATGCTCTTTACAACAAATTGAGGCAGTTCTTTACCGCCATGAAACAGAATAGTAACTTTACCGCTTTTTATTCGGTGCCTGTAATGATGGTGAGAGCCGACTACTTCAACTTTAAACCATCCGTTTTTTTTGATAATCTTTTCCATTTCCTTAAAATTCATAAATCATTATACGCATAAACACGCATTTTATCAACGAGTTTTAGTATTTTTGCTTTTTCATCATGTATACTGTATTCTTATAAAAACTAACCCGCGAGTTTTGAAAGCACTTGGAAAAAGCTTGTGCTTTTAAAACATCGTTTCTGCGTGGAACCACCGCACGGCATAATTTTGCCGTCCTTGGCAAAAACTAAACCACGAGTTTTAAAGCTTTGCAAATAGTCTTGCTTTAAAACGTCGCTTCTGCGTGGAACCACGGGCGTCCGTGCCCGTTCTGAATGTAATGTTTGCTATTCCTGTTTACAGTAACTGCGAGTTTAAAAACTTTCTGTTATAAAAAAGAGGTCGACACGGCGCAAGGGCGAACCCTTGGAATTTCTACCTTTGGTTCGCTACGAGTTTTGCCTGACTTACGCAGGAATATCAGGCAAAACATCGTTTGGAATTGAGCAACGGTGAGTAATTTACCA contains these protein-coding regions:
- a CDS encoding MFS transporter, whose amino-acid sequence is MNTKRKKMTWRVYLAYGAADLYGGGCFFIVTTFSMYYLVNVIGLHPVLAGLIPGIGKFWDAVSDPMMGYIADNTPQNRFGKRRVWFLVSIVPIALSFILIWFPFSGESQIGKFIFYTIAYIIFFTVTTVSYVPYAALSAEITKDFSERNKLNSSRLMFSFIATLLGGLLAQPIIDYFNGSKTGYFVMSCVFALIFALPWIPLYFETWELPQDAPQEKEKESFIKNFLSLFKSRSCRIHIAMYVFSYGTLDIFMSLILFYIVDYLNKGSVFVIAQGTLLIVMMLSLPIHSYFINKKGHKPVYLTGLIIFALSILLMAFHQPNTSSIFLILNMVIMGIGISANNLIPHQLLPFLSDIDTVMSGKNRAGTYSAAMSLMRKLFLGLVIMTSIGFVLSAIGYKTPVPSILTQAQLNEAKELSNKNNTPFEKIEKYYSLQEDGNLHLKYLSLDTDTIIANLYKKELEKKNKNAEKHASFFENKKTFPEIPSEIFENFIAASFDKKDFSQANSLFFLTSSYTKEGAVYKKIEPEGFYTKDDLYHLKETLDAIDFKYSGIGQVQKPQQKQSTLIGIKTSFILMPLFMLMIAIIIGFQFKLTPENHAIILTEIKRLEAGGKKEDADEKTKEVCELLIGMPYGRTV
- a CDS encoding type II toxin-antitoxin system HicB family antitoxin, whose translation is MYIYPAIFYKEGSGYSVVFHDIELATCGDTLEEAIIMAEEALTGRVYLMLKDGHTLPLPSSIEKIKKPKAAEFISLIKTDKKYLTQEKSVRKNLTLPAWLAEAAENANLNFSQELQNALKAKLGINI
- a CDS encoding type II toxin-antitoxin system HicA family toxin; the protein is MNFKEMEKIIKKNGWFKVEVVGSHHHYRHRIKSGKVTILFHGGKELPQFVVKSILKQAGLKE